From a single Chitinophaga sp. Cy-1792 genomic region:
- a CDS encoding single-stranded DNA-binding protein, whose translation MRGVNKVILIGNLGRDPDVQFLEGNIAVAKFSLATTETFKDRAGKLISQTEWHTVVLWRGLAELAQKYLHKGSLVYIEGRLRTRSWEDKEGNKKFATEVVGDNLVMLDKRMDLNNQDHPIPHHSSTGSSTGDSFPNNMEIPPSLNEPADDLPF comes from the coding sequence ATGAGAGGTGTTAATAAAGTAATCTTGATTGGCAATTTAGGCAGGGACCCGGATGTACAGTTTTTGGAAGGAAATATTGCCGTGGCCAAATTTTCGTTAGCTACCACAGAAACATTCAAGGACAGAGCAGGTAAACTTATTTCTCAGACCGAATGGCATACTGTCGTATTATGGCGTGGACTTGCTGAGCTGGCGCAAAAGTATTTACACAAAGGTAGTCTGGTGTATATAGAAGGTCGTTTGCGCACCCGTAGCTGGGAAGACAAAGAAGGCAATAAGAAGTTTGCAACCGAAGTTGTAGGAGATAACCTGGTTATGTTGGATAAACGTATGGACCTCAACAACCAAGATCACCCCATTCCACACCACAGCAGCACAGGATCTTCCACGGGAGATAGTTTCCCTAACAACATGGAAATCCCGCCTTCACTGAACGAACCTGCAGACGATCTGCCTTTTTAG
- the gldE gene encoding gliding motility-associated protein GldE, with product MDITPASNVSYLLQASSVIATPNVVVFSLVIFVLLLLTFIVSGAEVAFFSLNYKDLNVLKTRQNSSGKLITKLLEKPKSLLASLQIAEILLMIAFILTSNYMITQMEDLQTLPVVSYVVRISAICFVLLFFGQILPRVWAAQNNIRFATYFAWFVSIIHATLEPVSDFFVSMSSSIEARFFHSRAGVVNYQEIDQAIEMSVDPTASQEEKNILKGILKFGNITVKQIMRGRLDVNGVEYDLSFSDVIKKVADLHYSRLPVYKGNLDNIVGVIHTKDLLPHLDKDNTFDWHEVMRQPFFVHGHKLIEDLLTEFQNRRMHFAVVVDEFGGTSGIVTLEDIMEEVIGDIKDEFDEEEFNYSKVDNFTYVFEGKTMLNDVCRIMNIPPDTFEQVRGESDSLGGLILELSGKFPEENSVISFSNYDFTVLEVNKMRIQKIQVSVRPDASEAA from the coding sequence TTGGATATCACTCCGGCAAGCAACGTATCCTATCTCTTACAAGCCAGCAGCGTCATCGCTACGCCAAACGTAGTCGTGTTCTCCCTGGTAATATTTGTACTCCTCCTCCTCACCTTCATCGTGTCAGGAGCAGAGGTCGCGTTCTTTTCCCTTAACTATAAGGACCTGAACGTGCTTAAAACAAGGCAAAACTCATCCGGCAAGCTCATCACCAAGCTGCTGGAAAAACCAAAATCTTTGCTGGCATCCCTGCAAATCGCAGAGATCCTGCTCATGATTGCCTTTATTCTGACATCTAATTATATGATCACCCAAATGGAAGATCTGCAGACACTACCTGTAGTCTCCTATGTGGTGCGCATATCTGCCATCTGCTTCGTATTACTGTTCTTCGGACAGATACTACCCCGCGTTTGGGCAGCCCAAAACAATATACGCTTCGCTACCTATTTTGCCTGGTTCGTCAGCATCATACATGCTACGCTCGAGCCTGTAAGCGATTTCTTCGTATCCATGAGCAGCAGCATCGAAGCACGGTTCTTCCATAGCCGTGCCGGCGTTGTCAATTACCAGGAAATCGACCAGGCCATCGAAATGAGCGTAGACCCTACCGCCTCTCAGGAAGAAAAAAATATCCTGAAAGGGATCCTCAAATTCGGCAACATCACCGTGAAACAAATCATGAGAGGCCGCCTCGATGTGAACGGTGTCGAATACGACCTCAGTTTCTCCGATGTTATCAAAAAAGTAGCAGATCTCCATTATTCAAGACTCCCGGTATATAAAGGCAACCTGGACAATATCGTGGGTGTTATCCACACGAAAGACCTCCTGCCCCACCTGGATAAAGACAATACCTTCGACTGGCACGAAGTAATGCGCCAGCCTTTCTTTGTTCATGGCCATAAACTGATCGAAGACCTCCTCACAGAATTTCAGAACCGAAGAATGCACTTTGCCGTGGTGGTAGATGAATTCGGCGGCACCTCCGGTATCGTCACCCTGGAAGATATCATGGAAGAAGTCATCGGCGATATCAAAGACGAATTTGACGAGGAAGAATTCAATTACAGCAAGGTGGATAACTTCACCTACGTTTTTGAAGGCAAAACCATGCTCAACGACGTTTGCCGTATCATGAACATCCCCCCCGATACCTTCGAACAGGTAAGGGGAGAAAGCGACTCTCTTGGCGGACTCATCCTGGAACTCTCCGGAAAATTTCCGGAAGAAAATAGCGTTATCAGTTTCAGTAATTATGATTTCACCGTTCTGGAAGTAAATAAAATGCGCATCCAGAAAATACAGGTATCTGTAAGGCCCGACGCTTCTGAAGCCGCCTGA
- the mutY gene encoding A/G-specific adenine glycosylase, producing the protein MSAALIFFTEKLLEWNQESNTRTMPWKQEKDPYKIWLSEIILQQTRVEQGWPYYERFIQNYPTVSDLAAANEEEVFRLWQGLGYYARCKNMLAAAREITQTYHGRFPDKYEQINALKGIGPYTAAAIASFAFNLPYAVLDGNVFRVLSRFFGIETPIDSTAGKKEFAELAQKLLPKNASAVYNQSIMDFGATVCKPQLPECTSCPLQKKCNAYHQNLVSLLPIKSKKLQVKKRFFNYIIASFEDKVYIRKRINNDIWQNLHEFILIETPAAEDSTQILNSTDFQSIFGKQPFEVARVSKQFKQQLTHQTIHSQFINIEMEQPVEIPGYLLTERSTLDNFAFPKTITTFLQSKTGLLL; encoded by the coding sequence ATGAGTGCCGCCCTAATTTTTTTTACGGAAAAATTACTGGAATGGAACCAGGAATCAAATACCAGGACCATGCCCTGGAAGCAGGAAAAGGACCCCTATAAAATCTGGCTTTCTGAGATAATTCTGCAGCAAACCCGTGTAGAACAGGGCTGGCCCTACTATGAGCGCTTTATCCAAAATTACCCCACTGTATCGGATCTCGCAGCGGCAAATGAGGAAGAAGTGTTCCGCCTGTGGCAAGGCCTGGGCTATTATGCCCGCTGTAAAAATATGCTCGCCGCCGCCAGGGAAATTACACAAACCTATCATGGTCGGTTTCCTGATAAGTATGAGCAAATTAATGCCCTGAAAGGCATTGGCCCATACACCGCAGCCGCCATCGCCTCGTTTGCGTTCAACCTCCCCTATGCCGTACTCGACGGTAACGTCTTCCGCGTTTTGTCCCGCTTTTTCGGTATCGAAACACCGATAGACAGCACCGCCGGCAAAAAAGAATTTGCTGAACTGGCTCAAAAACTACTCCCCAAAAACGCCTCAGCCGTTTATAATCAAAGCATTATGGACTTCGGAGCCACCGTTTGCAAGCCCCAGCTGCCAGAATGCACCTCCTGTCCTTTGCAGAAAAAATGTAATGCCTATCACCAGAACCTGGTGAGCCTGCTACCCATAAAGTCTAAAAAGCTTCAGGTCAAAAAAAGATTCTTTAACTATATCATCGCCTCTTTTGAAGATAAAGTATATATCCGCAAAAGAATAAATAATGATATATGGCAGAACCTGCATGAGTTTATTCTCATCGAAACCCCTGCCGCGGAAGATAGCACGCAAATCCTCAACAGCACTGACTTTCAATCCATTTTCGGGAAACAGCCCTTCGAAGTGGCCCGGGTTTCCAAACAATTTAAGCAGCAGCTGACGCACCAAACCATTCATAGCCAGTTTATTAACATAGAAATGGAACAACCGGTAGAAATACCCGGCTACCTGCTCACTGAACGGTCAACACTAGATAACTTTGCTTTCCCCAAAACGATTACCACCTTCCTGCAATCCAAAACAGGACTGCTTTTATAG
- a CDS encoding Rne/Rng family ribonuclease produces the protein MNKELIINAAPTGVEIALLEDKKLVELHHESGNPNFAVGDLYLGKVKKLIPGLNAAFVDVGFEKDAFLHYTDLSPYIRSILKFTQTAISDKTPEGFDFTKFKNEPEIVKTGKITDVLGGKPNILVQILKEPISSKGPRLSCEISLPGRFIVLTPFNDIVAVSKKIHSSEERKRLQKIVEAIKPPNFGVIVRTAAEGKKTAELHEDLTTLVETWKNIQNNLKGGQAPQKILSEQAKTTSILRDLLNESFNRIVINDKNIYADTKAYIGKIAPEKQNIVDFYNNGSPIFDNYGITRQVKASFGKTVNLDSGVYLIIEATEALHVVDVNSGYKSSSNNQEQNALASNLEAAAEIARQLRLRDLGGIIIIDFIDMKLPENKKTVFEAMEKFMQQDRAKHTILPISKFGLMQITRQRVKPEVTISVAEDCPTCKGTGKIGASMLIMDDIEKNLQYLINHQHKGLTIQVHPILYAYLTKGFLTSKQWKWYFQFKKWVKVKADSNYHLTEYRFFDANEEEIKL, from the coding sequence TTGAATAAGGAACTTATTATAAATGCGGCACCCACAGGGGTGGAAATTGCGTTACTGGAAGATAAAAAGTTAGTAGAATTACATCACGAAAGTGGAAATCCTAACTTCGCAGTAGGCGATTTGTACCTGGGGAAAGTAAAAAAGCTGATCCCCGGCTTAAATGCTGCATTTGTCGACGTAGGCTTCGAAAAAGACGCCTTCTTACACTATACGGATCTAAGCCCCTATATCCGATCCATTCTTAAATTTACGCAAACAGCCATCAGCGATAAAACCCCTGAAGGCTTCGACTTTACGAAATTTAAAAATGAACCGGAAATAGTCAAGACCGGAAAAATTACGGATGTGCTGGGTGGTAAACCCAATATACTCGTTCAGATTCTCAAAGAACCCATTTCCTCGAAAGGCCCGCGCCTCAGCTGTGAAATTTCTCTCCCAGGAAGATTTATCGTGTTAACGCCCTTTAATGATATTGTTGCGGTTTCAAAAAAAATCCACTCTTCCGAAGAAAGAAAACGCCTCCAGAAAATTGTGGAAGCTATCAAACCTCCCAATTTTGGCGTCATAGTTCGTACCGCCGCCGAAGGAAAGAAAACTGCGGAACTGCACGAAGACCTTACCACACTGGTAGAAACCTGGAAAAATATCCAGAACAATCTTAAAGGTGGACAGGCCCCTCAGAAAATACTGAGTGAACAGGCTAAAACTACCAGCATCCTCCGTGATCTCCTCAACGAGAGCTTCAACCGTATCGTCATCAATGACAAAAATATTTACGCCGATACCAAGGCTTATATCGGGAAAATCGCTCCGGAAAAACAAAATATTGTAGACTTCTACAATAACGGATCGCCTATCTTCGATAACTACGGTATTACCCGACAGGTAAAAGCTTCCTTCGGTAAAACCGTCAACCTGGACAGCGGTGTATACCTGATCATTGAGGCTACCGAAGCCCTCCATGTGGTAGATGTTAACAGTGGGTATAAAAGCTCCAGTAACAACCAGGAGCAAAATGCACTCGCCTCCAACCTGGAAGCAGCCGCAGAAATAGCACGACAACTCCGTCTCCGTGACCTCGGTGGTATCATTATCATCGACTTCATTGATATGAAACTGCCTGAAAATAAAAAGACAGTTTTTGAAGCAATGGAGAAATTCATGCAGCAAGACCGTGCTAAACATACCATACTCCCTATCTCCAAATTCGGCCTCATGCAGATTACCCGTCAAAGGGTAAAACCTGAAGTGACCATTTCCGTAGCAGAAGACTGCCCTACCTGTAAAGGAACAGGTAAAATCGGCGCTTCCATGCTCATTATGGATGATATCGAGAAAAACCTGCAATACCTGATCAATCATCAGCACAAAGGACTGACCATCCAGGTTCACCCGATTCTGTATGCCTATCTGACCAAAGGATTCCTTACTTCCAAACAATGGAAATGGTATTTCCAGTTTAAGAAATGGGTCAAGGTAAAAGCCGACTCCAACTACCATCTGACTGAATACCGCTTCTTCGACGCCAATGAAGAAGAAATCAAACTCTAA
- a CDS encoding murein L,D-transpeptidase, which translates to MSLLLLFVLTACSQSASQRKRLRARDSSHYSKQEYIEKTLDSNQLNTFLASHPNYQPYAQFIKDFYSQRDYHYAWINKEGLTEQAGNFINMMKNDAAYGIQDSSVWTPELKMLTDTLELTDSTLTVNAADIPRIEMMLTSQFFSYGNKVWGGLTNDNAKDLEWFIPRKKLDMTSLLDSITQKGAGSIEEDAPVNPQYKMLREKLKQLALLNESVKWDTLHAPGKSPKKGDSSALIAAVKLRLEGYGDLPGHDSSGRFDEAMDTALRSYQVRMGLKDDGLITPAVIKTLNVPISQRMRQILLNMERLRWAAVVPPKNYILVNIPEFKLHVYQDGALAWSCNVVVGTPGTHTVIFSNELKYIVFSPYWNVPPSILNKEVLPGIKRGGKSYLARQNMEMINNGGHISVRQRPGGKNALGKVKFLFPNEYNIYLHDTPAKYLFGRDKRSFSHGCIRIEEPKKLAMWLLRNDSSWTEQKIDDAMNAGKERYVTLKDRVPVFIGYFTAFVDSDGRLNFRDDVYGHDEKLARTLFGK; encoded by the coding sequence ATGTCTCTGTTACTGTTGTTCGTTCTTACAGCATGTTCACAGTCGGCTTCCCAGCGGAAACGCCTCAGAGCAAGAGATTCCAGCCACTATTCCAAACAGGAGTATATTGAGAAAACACTCGATAGCAATCAGCTGAATACCTTCCTGGCCAGTCACCCCAACTACCAGCCCTACGCCCAGTTCATCAAGGACTTTTATAGCCAGCGGGATTACCATTATGCCTGGATCAACAAGGAAGGACTTACTGAACAGGCCGGTAACTTCATCAATATGATGAAAAATGATGCGGCTTATGGTATCCAGGATAGTTCCGTCTGGACCCCGGAGCTGAAAATGCTTACAGATACGCTGGAACTGACCGATTCCACCCTGACAGTCAATGCTGCCGATATTCCAAGGATAGAAATGATGCTGACTTCCCAGTTCTTCAGCTATGGCAATAAGGTATGGGGCGGCCTCACCAACGACAATGCCAAAGACCTGGAATGGTTTATCCCCCGTAAAAAACTGGATATGACCAGTCTGCTCGATTCCATCACCCAGAAAGGAGCAGGTAGTATCGAAGAAGATGCGCCGGTTAATCCGCAATATAAAATGTTGAGAGAGAAGCTGAAACAGCTGGCGTTGCTGAATGAAAGTGTCAAGTGGGATACGCTGCACGCGCCAGGGAAAAGCCCGAAAAAAGGGGATTCCTCCGCACTGATTGCCGCCGTTAAATTGAGGCTGGAAGGTTACGGCGATTTACCCGGACATGACAGTAGCGGCCGCTTTGACGAAGCCATGGACACTGCTTTACGCAGTTACCAGGTACGTATGGGGTTAAAAGATGACGGACTGATTACCCCCGCTGTTATTAAAACCCTGAATGTGCCTATTTCGCAGCGTATGCGCCAGATATTACTGAATATGGAACGCCTGCGCTGGGCTGCTGTGGTACCGCCTAAAAACTATATCCTTGTCAATATCCCCGAATTTAAACTGCATGTATACCAGGATGGTGCACTGGCATGGAGCTGTAATGTGGTAGTAGGCACGCCCGGAACACATACGGTGATATTCAGCAATGAATTAAAATATATCGTGTTTAGTCCTTACTGGAACGTACCGCCGAGCATTCTTAATAAAGAAGTATTGCCAGGTATTAAGCGAGGCGGGAAAAGTTATCTTGCCCGTCAGAATATGGAGATGATAAACAATGGTGGTCATATCAGTGTACGTCAGCGACCTGGTGGTAAGAACGCCCTGGGTAAGGTGAAATTCCTTTTCCCGAATGAGTATAACATCTACCTGCATGATACACCGGCAAAATATTTATTCGGAAGAGATAAACGCTCTTTTAGTCATGGCTGTATCCGTATTGAAGAGCCCAAAAAACTGGCGATGTGGTTGCTGAGAAATGATTCCAGCTGGACAGAGCAGAAAATTGATGATGCCATGAATGCCGGTAAGGAAAGGTATGTAACGTTGAAAGACCGGGTGCCTGTATTTATCGGGTATTTCACCGCCTTCGTTGACAGTGATGGCCGGTTGAATTTCAGGGATGATGTATATGGCCACGATGAGAAGCTGGCCCGTACTTTATTTGGTAAATAA
- a CDS encoding DUF3109 family protein encodes MIIIDDKYISDEVIEEQFVCNLSACKGACCVAGDCGAPLDKEETKILKKIYPKIKSYLREEGIQEIEKTGTNTTDPEYGYVTPTVNKGICAYASIDEHGVVGCGIEKAYKDGVIDYKKPISCHLYPIRLTKYESFEAVNYDRWDICKPACKNGKALRVPVYRFLKDALIRKYGTEFYEVLDKIATKQYK; translated from the coding sequence ATGATTATTATCGACGATAAGTATATTAGTGACGAGGTTATTGAAGAACAATTCGTTTGCAACCTCTCCGCCTGTAAAGGCGCTTGCTGTGTTGCGGGCGACTGTGGTGCCCCGCTCGATAAAGAGGAAACTAAAATCCTCAAAAAGATTTACCCGAAAATCAAATCCTATCTGCGCGAAGAAGGTATTCAGGAAATAGAAAAAACAGGCACCAACACCACAGATCCGGAATATGGATATGTAACTCCTACTGTTAATAAAGGCATCTGTGCGTATGCATCCATAGATGAACATGGAGTTGTTGGCTGTGGCATCGAGAAAGCCTACAAAGACGGGGTTATCGATTACAAAAAACCTATCTCCTGCCACCTGTACCCTATCCGCCTTACTAAATATGAAAGCTTCGAGGCAGTAAACTATGACCGTTGGGATATCTGCAAACCCGCATGCAAAAACGGAAAAGCTTTACGTGTACCCGTGTACCGCTTTCTTAAAGATGCGCTGATAAGAAAATACGGCACGGAATTTTATGAAGTGCTGGATAAAATTGCTACAAAGCAATACAAATGA
- the tsaB gene encoding tRNA (adenosine(37)-N6)-threonylcarbamoyltransferase complex dimerization subunit type 1 TsaB has product MALIINIDTATVRGSVTLARDGKIIQTMASEEQRDHAATIPLFIQQILNEHGIHPDALDAIAVSAGPGSYTGLRVGVATAKGLCYAWNKPLIAVSTLKMMAQGMLLQQGDSNILYAPMLDARRAEVFTAVYNASLEEVLAPQAMILEGDSFKDLLQQHKIIFFGDGSPKWREMLVSTDNAIFAGYEINAGDMAPLSELAFAKKDFADLAYFSPFYLKPFFFPKKG; this is encoded by the coding sequence ATGGCACTAATCATAAATATTGATACTGCAACAGTGAGAGGATCTGTAACCCTTGCCCGTGATGGTAAGATTATCCAGACGATGGCAAGTGAAGAGCAGCGGGATCATGCAGCCACTATACCGCTTTTCATACAGCAGATTTTAAATGAGCATGGTATTCATCCTGATGCACTGGATGCCATTGCGGTAAGTGCGGGACCGGGTTCTTATACAGGCCTTAGGGTAGGAGTGGCCACCGCAAAGGGTTTGTGCTATGCCTGGAACAAACCTTTGATAGCGGTATCTACTTTGAAGATGATGGCGCAGGGAATGTTACTGCAGCAGGGTGACAGTAATATATTGTATGCACCGATGCTGGATGCAAGAAGGGCTGAAGTATTTACGGCTGTCTACAATGCAAGCCTGGAGGAGGTTTTAGCGCCTCAGGCCATGATCCTGGAAGGGGATTCTTTTAAAGATTTATTACAACAACACAAGATAATTTTCTTCGGTGATGGTAGTCCGAAATGGCGGGAGATGCTGGTTTCTACCGACAATGCGATTTTTGCAGGTTACGAGATAAATGCGGGGGATATGGCCCCGTTATCTGAGCTTGCGTTCGCTAAAAAGGACTTTGCCGACCTCGCATATTTTAGCCCTTTTTACTTAAAACCCTTCTTTTTCCCCAAAAAGGGATAA
- the gldD gene encoding gliding motility lipoprotein GldD, giving the protein MPKNKFATILLLAASLLTFSACEQGFTPKPRGYFEIKFPERKYKVFDQPGYPYTFEYPEYANIIKDTSFFGDRPENPYWINIDFPSLNGKIYLSYKIIGDGNNSFRKLVDDAYKMTYKHTYKADYIDENVIHTENQVNGTFYQVGGNAASAKQFFATDSVKHFLRGALYFDAAPNADSLAPVNKYLQQDMWHMVETLRWR; this is encoded by the coding sequence ATGCCAAAGAACAAATTTGCTACTATACTGCTGCTCGCAGCTTCCCTACTTACTTTTAGCGCCTGTGAACAGGGGTTTACCCCCAAACCCAGAGGCTATTTTGAAATAAAATTCCCAGAAAGGAAATATAAAGTCTTTGACCAGCCTGGCTATCCCTATACTTTCGAGTACCCGGAATACGCCAACATCATCAAAGACACCTCCTTCTTTGGCGACAGACCCGAAAACCCTTACTGGATCAATATAGATTTCCCCTCTCTCAACGGTAAAATCTATCTCAGCTATAAAATCATCGGCGACGGCAACAACAGTTTCCGTAAACTGGTAGATGATGCCTATAAAATGACCTATAAGCACACCTACAAGGCTGATTATATTGATGAGAACGTTATTCATACCGAAAACCAGGTAAACGGCACCTTCTATCAGGTTGGCGGAAATGCAGCCTCTGCCAAACAGTTCTTTGCCACTGATTCCGTGAAACACTTCCTCCGTGGCGCCCTTTACTTCGATGCCGCCCCTAATGCCGATTCCCTTGCCCCAGTCAATAAATACCTGCAGCAAGATATGTGGCATATGGTGGAAACCCTCCGCTGGCGATAG
- a CDS encoding HU family DNA-binding protein: MRKADLINNIAEKTGIPKVDVLVTLEAMFKEVKEALANGEHIYIRGFGSFITKKRAAKIGRNIKKNVAVEIPEHFIPAFKPSKEFVAEVKKLKSS; this comes from the coding sequence ATGAGAAAAGCTGATTTAATAAACAACATTGCTGAAAAAACCGGCATCCCCAAAGTAGATGTGTTAGTAACACTTGAGGCTATGTTTAAAGAGGTGAAAGAAGCTCTGGCCAATGGAGAGCATATCTACATCAGAGGGTTTGGCAGTTTTATCACAAAGAAAAGAGCCGCTAAGATCGGCCGTAACATCAAGAAGAACGTAGCTGTGGAGATCCCAGAGCACTTTATTCCGGCATTCAAACCTTCGAAAGAATTTGTTGCTGAAGTAAAGAAGCTTAAAAGTTCTTAA
- a CDS encoding 3-hydroxyacyl-CoA dehydrogenase family protein, which yields MNILVIADAQRYEELQQKGFGKHKVQWKTHLEDVLSLKAFDLVIDTLFDDRISNAVIYARNPEVPVLACMVKVSLSEVMHHAAFEQGFNLMGCNLLPGFINMQVMEVTVKDNDQYQTLDNIMYQLGWEYAVVADSVGLVTARIVCMIINEAYLTAEEGTASRADIDISMKLGTNYPYGPFEWCERIGVKNVYEVLKAVQESSNDGRFEVAALLETEYEAI from the coding sequence ATGAATATCCTGGTTATAGCAGATGCACAGCGGTATGAAGAGCTGCAGCAGAAAGGATTTGGTAAACATAAAGTACAGTGGAAAACCCACCTGGAAGATGTTTTGTCACTGAAAGCATTTGATCTTGTAATTGATACACTTTTCGACGACAGAATTTCCAATGCGGTAATTTATGCCCGTAATCCGGAAGTGCCTGTGCTGGCTTGTATGGTAAAGGTATCCCTGTCAGAAGTGATGCACCATGCAGCGTTTGAGCAGGGTTTCAACCTGATGGGATGCAATTTGCTGCCAGGCTTTATTAACATGCAGGTGATGGAAGTAACGGTGAAGGATAATGATCAATACCAGACGCTGGACAATATCATGTATCAGCTTGGCTGGGAATATGCGGTGGTGGCTGATTCTGTGGGGCTGGTAACAGCGAGGATCGTTTGTATGATCATCAATGAAGCTTATCTGACAGCAGAGGAAGGTACTGCCAGCAGAGCCGACATAGATATTTCGATGAAGCTCGGAACAAATTATCCTTACGGACCGTTTGAATGGTGCGAGCGCATTGGCGTGAAAAATGTATATGAAGTATTGAAAGCCGTGCAGGAAAGCAGCAATGACGGCCGTTTTGAAGTAGCTGCATTATTAGAAACAGAATACGAAGCAATATAG
- a CDS encoding tetratricopeptide repeat protein, with translation MRKSQLLLIGAAVALLVVLYAFGRTVPKVDKKAMSTAAPMQGGQEVAPIAFSELLEAAKKRIPAEKLLQVNTIETNVVRGDVKTQQISAYRQLSNTWDSLNEAPVSAYYLGQAAKLENSEKSLTFAANLFLTHLQHAEDPAVAKWEANQANELFDAAIALNPENDTIKMSKAMVLMNSGEPMAGVGILREVVAKHPDNVDAQLTLANLAIQSGQYDKAIDRLEGVMKSHPDNAKVIFVLAEAYRNHGDKQRAIQLFEQSKQYMKDPELKKEVDSYIKSIQ, from the coding sequence ATGCGAAAATCACAATTACTCCTTATTGGTGCTGCTGTAGCGTTATTGGTGGTATTATATGCCTTTGGCCGTACAGTGCCTAAGGTGGACAAGAAAGCTATGTCAACTGCCGCTCCTATGCAGGGCGGTCAGGAGGTGGCCCCTATTGCGTTTTCTGAACTGCTGGAGGCAGCTAAGAAACGTATTCCCGCTGAAAAACTGCTTCAAGTAAACACAATCGAAACGAACGTCGTGCGTGGGGATGTAAAAACCCAGCAGATATCCGCGTACCGTCAACTTTCCAATACCTGGGACAGTCTCAATGAGGCGCCAGTATCAGCTTATTATCTTGGCCAGGCGGCCAAGTTGGAAAATTCCGAAAAAAGCCTCACCTTTGCAGCCAATTTATTTTTAACTCATTTGCAACATGCGGAAGATCCTGCCGTTGCCAAATGGGAAGCCAATCAGGCAAATGAATTGTTTGATGCTGCTATTGCGCTCAATCCAGAGAACGATACTATCAAAATGTCTAAAGCCATGGTACTCATGAATAGTGGAGAACCGATGGCAGGCGTTGGTATTCTTCGCGAAGTAGTAGCCAAACACCCGGATAATGTGGACGCTCAGCTTACTTTAGCTAATCTGGCCATACAATCCGGACAATATGATAAAGCTATCGATAGACTGGAAGGTGTGATGAAAAGTCACCCGGACAATGCAAAAGTTATATTTGTACTGGCCGAAGCCTACAGGAATCATGGAGATAAACAGAGAGCCATTCAATTGTTCGAGCAATCAAAACAATATATGAAGGATCCTGAATTGAAGAAGGAAGTAGATAGCTATATTAAAAGTATTCAATAA
- a CDS encoding RidA family protein produces the protein MEKQIFNTNNAPAPIGPYNQAVKAGNTLYVSGQIPFDPATGELVTSGIKDAADMVMKNLQAILTEAGMSFADVVKTTIFLTDMNTFAQVNEVYGSYFTGNYPARETVQVAALPRGVNVEISVIAVK, from the coding sequence ATGGAAAAGCAAATTTTTAATACCAATAATGCCCCTGCTCCTATCGGGCCATATAACCAGGCTGTAAAAGCTGGCAATACCCTCTACGTTTCCGGACAGATCCCTTTTGATCCTGCTACCGGCGAACTCGTGACATCTGGTATAAAGGATGCAGCCGACATGGTGATGAAAAACTTACAGGCTATCCTCACGGAAGCAGGTATGTCTTTCGCAGATGTTGTTAAGACAACAATTTTCCTTACAGACATGAACACATTTGCGCAGGTAAACGAAGTATATGGCAGCTATTTCACCGGCAACTATCCAGCCCGTGAAACTGTTCAGGTTGCTGCTTTACCAAGAGGTGTTAATGTTGAAATCTCTGTAATTGCAGTAAAATAA
- a CDS encoding helix-turn-helix transcriptional regulator has translation MEKTLLTTSSNTLIISRGNNEKDQIKLDYIAVKKAAMVLRAINHKLRQQMIKLLEDHKKMTVTEIYVKLRLEQSVASQHLAILRRAGIVITERDGKFIHYTINKQRIAEVAKFVEELVG, from the coding sequence ATGGAAAAAACATTATTAACTACCTCTTCTAATACTCTTATTATTTCTAGAGGTAACAATGAAAAAGACCAGATCAAATTGGATTACATTGCCGTTAAAAAGGCTGCTATGGTATTGCGTGCTATCAACCATAAGCTGCGCCAGCAGATGATCAAGCTGTTGGAAGATCACAAGAAAATGACTGTGACTGAGATTTACGTGAAACTGCGTCTGGAACAATCGGTAGCATCACAGCATCTCGCGATATTAAGGCGAGCGGGCATAGTAATTACTGAAAGAGATGGCAAGTTCATTCACTATACCATCAACAAGCAGCGTATTGCTGAGGTGGCGAAGTTTGTGGAAGAACTCGTAGGTTAA